The stretch of DNA CCTGGTACTTCGACGAGCACGTCGCGGCCGACGCGGTGCACGAGCAGATCGCCGGTCGCGACCTGGCCGGGGCTCTGGCCGAGCAGGAGCCGGAGCTGGTGGACGACATCCTGTTCGGCGCCGCCTGCTGCCTCGCGCTCGACGGTGGCGCTGCCGCCCGGATGATGCAGGCCTGGGGCGCCGGTGAGACGGCGCTGCTGCGGCCGTTGCCGTGACGACGACCAGCCGGGGGCACGCGGCTGCCCCTGACGGCACTGCCCGTGAGCTGCCGCCTCGCGGAGCGAGCATCGTCGCGTGCCCTGACGGCCCCCTGCTGGTGCGTGGTGACGTCGATGTGCTCGACGCCGAGGGCCAACCGCTGGACAAGGGTCGACGCACCGTGGCGCTGTGCCGCTGCGGGGGCTCGTCGATCAAGCCGTGGTGCGACGGGACCCACAAGGTGAACGGGTTCTCGTCGTCCACCTGACGGCCGGGTGCCGCACGCTGCCCGCGCGGGCCGGGCGGACCGATGCGACGCTGAGGCGATGTCCGTCGTCTCGCGTGACCTGCCCTGCCCTCCCGAGGACGTGCTCCGCGTGCTCGCCGACGGGTGGAACTACGCCACGTGGGTGGTGGGGACCAGCCGCATCCGCGGTGTCGACGCCGAGTGGCCGGCGCCGGGTTCGCGCATCGCGCACTCGGCCGGCCTGTGGCCGATGGTGCTGCAGGACGTGAGCGTCAGCCGCCGCTGGGACCCCGAGCGGGGCATCGAGCTGGAGGCGAAGGGCTCGTTCGTCGGCGACGCCAACGTCGCGATCTCCGTGGTCCCGACGGACGGCGGCTGCCGGGTCCGCATCGCGGAGGACGCGGTGCGCGGGCCGGCCAGGCTGGTGCCCGAGCCGCTGCGCGACGCGCTGATCTCCTGGCGCAACCGCGAGACGCTCTACCGCCTGGGCGCGCTGGCCTGCCGCCCGTCGACCTGACGGGCCGAAGCGGCCGCCCGGCGGAAGACCCGCGCTCAGCGCTCGGGGAGCACCCGGTCCCACGCGGTGCGCACCAGCGCCCGCCGCAGGGCGCCCGTCGGACCTGCCTGACCGAGCGCCGCGCGCGCCGCGTTCCAGCCGCAGGCGCCGTGCACGCCACCGCCCGGGTGCGCACCGGCGCTCGCCAGGTACAGGCCCGTGACCGGCGTCTCCGGCCGACCCAGCCCGGTGGTGGGCCGGAACACCAGCTGCTGGTGGATCGACGCCGTGCCGCCGTTGGTCGCCCCGTCGACGAGGTTCGCGTCGGCCGCCTCGATGTCCGTCGGGCTCTGCACGTACCGGCCGACGATGTGCGACGTGAACCCCGGCGCCGCCCGCTCAACGGCCGCCTCGACCCGTCGCACCTGCGCGTCGACCGCCTGCGCGTCCCACACGATGCCGTGCGGCACGTGGGTGTACGCCCACGCCGACTCGGTTCCGGCCGGGGAGCGGCTCGGGTCCGACGTCGTCATCTGGCCGAACAGCAGGAACGGTCGCTCCGGGATGCGGTCCATCGACAGGTCGGCGGCCATCTGCACGAACCCGTGGTCGTCCACCCCGAGGTGCACCGTGCCGGCGCCGCGGGCGCCGTCGGCGTTCCACGGCACCAGCCCGTCCAGCGCCCAGTCCAGCTTGAACGTCGAGTAGTCCCACTG from Cellulomonas sp. NTE-D12 encodes:
- a CDS encoding CDGSH iron-sulfur domain-containing protein, with the translated sequence MTTTSRGHAAAPDGTARELPPRGASIVACPDGPLLVRGDVDVLDAEGQPLDKGRRTVALCRCGGSSIKPWCDGTHKVNGFSSST
- a CDS encoding SRPBCC family protein, whose translation is MSVVSRDLPCPPEDVLRVLADGWNYATWVVGTSRIRGVDAEWPAPGSRIAHSAGLWPMVLQDVSVSRRWDPERGIELEAKGSFVGDANVAISVVPTDGGCRVRIAEDAVRGPARLVPEPLRDALISWRNRETLYRLGALACRPST